The genome window GCGTGGGTCGCAACGGCGCGGTCCACGCATCAAGCTTCGGCCGTCGTCGAACACCCGCCCGTAGCGCCGGGTTACGCACCGTCCCTGGATCGGCTGCCGGTTCGCCTCGCTCTCCGCAACGGCCGGTCTAGCATCGCAGCCGTGCCGCCACCCGCCCCGCTGCCCCGCTCCTTCTTCGACCGCGAGCCCCTCGTGGTCGCACCCGCCCTGCTCGGCGCGGTCGTCCGCCACGAGCGCGACGGCGAGGTCGTCGAGGTCCGGCTCACCGAGGTGGAGGCCTACCTGGGTGAGGGAGAAGACCCGGCCTCGCACTCCCACCGCGGGCGGCGGCCCCGCAACCAGGTGATGTGGGGTCCGCCCGGCCACCTGTACGTCTACTTCACCTACGGCATGCACTACTGCGCCAACCTGGTCTGCCGCCCCGAGGGCGTCTCCGGCGGCGTGCTGCTGCGGGCCGGTGAGGTGGTGAACGGCCTCGACGTGGCCCGCGCCCGGCGGCCCGCCGTCCGGCGCGACGTCGACCTGGCCCGGGGCCCGGCCCGGCTCGCCAGTGCCCTGGGACTCGCCCGCGACGACGACGGGCGCGACGTCTGCTCCGGCGGATCGCTCCAGGTCCTGCCCGGAACCCCGGTGCCCCGGTCCCGGCTTCGCACCGGCCCTCGGGTCGGCGTCTCGGCGGGCGCCGAATCACCCTGGCGCTACTGGGTCGACGGTGAGCCGACCGTCTCCGCCTACCGCCCTGCCGTACCTCGTCTTCCCCGATCGAAATAACCGGTTCCCTCCCCGGGCCCCACCGGCCCTATCGTTGGGGCCTGTGACCGTGAGTACCGAAGAATCCGTGCCCCCCGCGCCGGCGGCCAACGTTCTCGACGAGCTGACCTGGCGCAACCTGATCTCGACGTCCACCGACGAGGCGGCGCTGAGGAAGTCGCTCGGAGCCGGTCCGGTCACCTATTACGCGGGATTCGACCCGACGGCGGCCAGCCTGCACATCGGTCACCTGGTACAGATCCTCACCCTGCGCCGGCTCCAGATGGCCGGGCACCGTCCGCTGGCTCTGGTCGGCGGCGCCACCGGACTGATCGGCGACCCGCGGCCCACCGCCGAGCGGGTGCTCAACTCGCCCGAGGTGGTGGCCGGCTGGGTCGAGCGGCTGCGCTCGCAGATCGAGCCGTACCTCGACTTCACCGGATCGAACGCGGCGACCATGGTGAACAACCTGGACTGGACGTCGGGTCTGAGTGCCATCGAGTTCCTGCGTGACGTGGGCAAGCACTTCCGCATCGGCAGGATGCTGGCGAAAGACGCGGTGAGTGCCCGGCTGAACTCCGAGGCGGGCATCAGCTACACCGAGTTCAGCTACCAGATCCTCCAGTCCATGGATTTCCTGGAGCTGAACCGGCGTCACGACTGCACGCTCCAGATCGGTGGCTCCGACCAGTGGGGCAACCTGACCGCGGGCATCGACCTGATCCACCGGGTGCGCCCGGAGCAGACGGTGCATGCCCTGGCCACACCGCTGATCACCAAGGCCGACGGCTCCAAGTTCGGCAAGAGCGAGGGCGGGGCGATCTGGCTCGACCCCACGATGACCTCCCCGTACGCGTTCTTCCAGTTCCTGCTGAACGCGGACGACGCGAAGATCGTGGACTACCTCAAGGTGTTCTCGTTCCGCACCGCCGAGGAGATCGCCGACCTGGGCGAGTCGGCGGCCACCCGCCCGCAGGCGCGGGAGGCCCAGCGGGCCCTGGCCCGCGAGCTCACCGGTCTGGTGCACGGCGACCTGGCGGCCGGCCGGGTGGAGGAGGCGAGCAAGGCACTGTTCGGCGGCGGCGATCTGACCGGCCTCGACGGCGCCACGCTCGGCGATGCGCTGGCGGAGCTGCCCAAGGCCCAGCTGCCGCGGGGCGAGCACACAGTGATCGACCTGCTCGTGGCCACCGGCCTGTCGAACAGCAAGTCGGCGGCCCGGCGCACGCTGACCGAGGGCGGCGCCTACGTGAACAACACCAAGGTGACCGAGGGGGAGAGCGCCACGGTGAGCACGTCCGACCTGCTGCACGACCGGTGGATCCTGGTGCGCCGGGGCCGGCGTCAGCTGGCCGCCGTGGAGCTCGTGGGGGAGTAGGACCCGCACCGGATCCTGGGCGGGGGCCTGCCGAAAGGCGGGCCCCCGCTTCGGTTTCCGTCCGTGCTCGATCGGCCCCGGAAGGTTATCTGGGCTGGTCGGGTGAGGGTGGACACCGGGATTTGACTCGTCCGCAACCCGTACGTAAAGTTCTATCTGTTGGCAGCGCGGGAGACACGGACACGAAAGTGGCCGGTCCCGGGGCCGACTCCCCTGGAAGTCATCAGAGTCCTGCACCTTCGCCGGTTCGGGTCGCTGAAGGCCGCCTGGGGCCGGATGGTCAGAGCA of Kineosporia corallincola contains these proteins:
- a CDS encoding DNA-3-methyladenine glycosylase, yielding MAAVPPPAPLPRSFFDREPLVVAPALLGAVVRHERDGEVVEVRLTEVEAYLGEGEDPASHSHRGRRPRNQVMWGPPGHLYVYFTYGMHYCANLVCRPEGVSGGVLLRAGEVVNGLDVARARRPAVRRDVDLARGPARLASALGLARDDDGRDVCSGGSLQVLPGTPVPRSRLRTGPRVGVSAGAESPWRYWVDGEPTVSAYRPAVPRLPRSK
- the tyrS gene encoding tyrosine--tRNA ligase; this encodes MPPAPAANVLDELTWRNLISTSTDEAALRKSLGAGPVTYYAGFDPTAASLHIGHLVQILTLRRLQMAGHRPLALVGGATGLIGDPRPTAERVLNSPEVVAGWVERLRSQIEPYLDFTGSNAATMVNNLDWTSGLSAIEFLRDVGKHFRIGRMLAKDAVSARLNSEAGISYTEFSYQILQSMDFLELNRRHDCTLQIGGSDQWGNLTAGIDLIHRVRPEQTVHALATPLITKADGSKFGKSEGGAIWLDPTMTSPYAFFQFLLNADDAKIVDYLKVFSFRTAEEIADLGESAATRPQAREAQRALARELTGLVHGDLAAGRVEEASKALFGGGDLTGLDGATLGDALAELPKAQLPRGEHTVIDLLVATGLSNSKSAARRTLTEGGAYVNNTKVTEGESATVSTSDLLHDRWILVRRGRRQLAAVELVGE